ACCGGATATTAAACCGATGGCATCAGCATAGTTTCGTACATTCCTTTGTACTAATGTACAAAAAATAAAGCAAAAGCGCAAGCACCTTCTTAATGAGAGAGACGCATGTACTGCGGGCATCAGCCGCGTGACGCTTCCGTTTATTTTGTTTATGATACTATTCTATTCGTCTGTGACTTCATCTTTATTGTTGATCACACGCTGGGCCACTGTTTCAGGCTGTACAGCAGACAGAATGACATGGTCACTGTCGGCAATGATTACAGCTCTTGTTCTTCTTCCGTAGGTAGCATCAACAAGCATATTTCGATCCCTGGCATCAGTAATGATCCGTTTAATCGGTGCACTTTCTGGACTGACGATGGAAATAATCCGGTTTGCTGAGACGATGTTTCCAAAACCAATATTAATTAATTTAATATCCATGCTTTCATTCCCCTGCCTGTCTGTAAATTTAAAGTATGTTCCGCTACCAGAAGGGTATGTATGTACAGGTCGCTTTATCTGTAACGTAGCCCCTGGATTGCGGAAATATACATATGAGACGTTTATAGCCATCAATATATAATAGGTTCTGTTAAAAACCTATTCGATGTTCTGGACCTGTTCTCTTACTTTTTCAAGTTCTGATTTCAGTTCCACAACACGCTGGCTGATCTGAATATCATTCGCCTTTGAACCGATCGTGTTAAATTCACGGTTGAGTTCCTGAACAAGGAAGTCAAGCTTCCTGCCCACAACCCCGCCCGATTCCAGTATGGCATCGAACTGTTTTAGGTGGCTGTCGATTCTCGTAAGCTCCTCCTGGATATCCGATTTATCACTGAACACGGCAACTTCGGTTAGAATTCTTGCTTCATCAGCTTCGAATTTCCCTTCCAGGAAATCACTTACTCTCTTTTCCAG
This DNA window, taken from Alteribacter keqinensis, encodes the following:
- the remA gene encoding extracellular matrix/biofilm regulator RemA; this translates as MDIKLINIGFGNIVSANRIISIVSPESAPIKRIITDARDRNMLVDATYGRRTRAVIIADSDHVILSAVQPETVAQRVINNKDEVTDE